One genomic window of Natronorubrum halophilum includes the following:
- a CDS encoding DUF7563 family protein, with amino-acid sequence MVGVTIAPWPSASNETTCRHCGAYVTSQFCRVYGDNDDQVHRCGDCDSYRRLTRGSAAGVDLSIPDPETSPGRHGGEADV; translated from the coding sequence GTGGTCGGCGTGACGATCGCCCCATGGCCGTCGGCCAGCAACGAAACGACGTGCCGTCACTGCGGTGCGTACGTCACGAGCCAGTTCTGCCGCGTCTACGGTGACAACGACGATCAGGTCCACCGTTGCGGCGACTGTGACAGCTATCGACGGCTGACCCGCGGGTCCGCCGCCGGCGTCGACCTTTCGATTCCTGATCCGGAGACGTCGCCCGGCCGTCACGGAGGTGAGGCCGATGTGTGA